In Bombus fervidus isolate BK054 chromosome 11, iyBomFerv1, whole genome shotgun sequence, a single genomic region encodes these proteins:
- the Brd7-9 gene encoding bromodomain containing 7/9 isoform X1, with protein sequence MGSKKHKKHKRERHEEGQYTSTDKPRTLKLILKVGGSSGTPEYGNESPSQTTMLSQHLGVYQQQLGLNCPVTQESEYDRYVGHKKLKKKKKKKDKRHKHHHKDKKRRREESSQESVGDADESLAEIPKKIPNHQLLPPRPPSSGEHRVGVTTQINSLSPHREPRTCVLRKIAERTSLQRLLEHLLRSMEKRDPQQFFAWPVTDSIAPGYSQIITNPMDFSTIKQKIDDNSYQNLNEFVDDFKLMCDNATTYNHPDTIYYKAAKKLLHVGLKMVTPEKLRQLRPVLTYMQDISKEELGFELGTEDPNNPDVPVTEEQIEREREQEERNEEAEELRKENQRKMRLANLGKFEAIPDDMTPEEILKQARGAAKVASDKLTLKRLNSKMGFLRQKKDGTTSLQIIVPGDGVIPGTNQRPVSLVQLIGKLNHGTGALAGFREDRRNMSKPVKPLYYGAFGSYAPSYDSTFANLTKEETDLVYQTYGDETAVQYAESILDFAKDCDYTLTMVDDLLDILTGGDHRKTKKFLEEKRRLKEEEEKIKHLLEKPMQDVNRNIPALDNVKVDIDQLKTLSELGIDVNFLENMEEELKLNEERTTLQNRLDDTSQMLGRLKQVQHERLSAPPPAHLSNVTKASEAEVMIADKITDNLTEIAKKLPPSAIAPVDGLRRAMGIAPLGGPEPMEVEPITHNPTIVAENNLLSQTSNNQVPSNLLSAPSPIQNTNLLSPTNQQNQPINIVNTNQPPIQIQIGMTHNQTPPSLLSTSETSAVPDLESELREFLESDPTLGHSPLHDDKTLEDILSES encoded by the exons ATGGGCTCGAAGAAGCATAAAAAGCACAAGCGCGAAAGGCACGAAG aAGGGCAGTATACAAGCACGGATAAACCCCGTACCTTGAAGTTAATTTTGAAGGTTGGGGGTAGCAGTGGGACACCTGAATACGGGAACGAATCCCCTAGCCAAACAACAATGTTGTCCCAACATTTGGGTGTCTACCAACAACAGTTGGGTCTCAACTGTCCTGTAACACAAGAATCTGAATATGATAGATACGTAGGGCATAAAAAgctcaaaaagaaaaagaaaaagaaggataaAAGACACAAGCATCACCacaaagataaaaagaggagaagagaGGAATCCAGTCAAGAATCTGTGGGAGATGCCGATGAAAGTTTAGCAGAAATCCCTAAAAAGATTCCTAATCATCAATTGTTACCTCCAAGGCCACCGTCTAGTGGGGAACACCGAGTTGGTGTTACTACCCAAATTAACTCTCTTTCTCCACATCGTGAACCTAGAACTTGTGTACTTAGGAAAATTGCTGAACGTACATCTCTTCAACGACTATTGGAACATCTTCTTAGGTCAATGGAGAAACGTGATCCGCAGCAATTTTTTGCCTGGCCAGTCACAGATAGTATTGCACCTGGATACTCTCAGATCATTACTAATCCTATGGATTTCAGTACTATAAAGCAGAAAATAGACGATAATAGTTATCAAAACTTAAACGAATTCGTAGATGATTTTAAACTAATGTGTGATAACGCTACTACTTATAATCACCCAGATACAATTTATTACAAGGCAGCAAAGAAATTATTGCATGTTGGCCTAAAAATGGTTACACCTGAAAAACTTCGTCAATTAAGACCTGTACTAACTTACATGCAGGATATCTCAAAAGAGGAGCTTGGGTTTGAATTGGGCACAGAAGATCCTAATAATCCAGACGTTCCCGTAACAGAGGAGCAAATCGAACGAGAACGAGAACAGGAGGAACGTAACGAAGAGGCAGAAGAACTTCGAAAAGAGAACCAAAGGAAAATGAGATTAGCAAATTTAGGTAAATTTGAAGCCATTCCGGATGATATGACACCGGAGGAAATCTTAAAACAAGCCCGAGGAGCCGCGAAAGTAGCATCGGACAAGTTAACGTTGAAAAGGTTGAATTCCAAGATGGGTTTCCTTAGACAAAAGAAAGACGGAACTACTAGTTTACAGATCATAGTGCCGGGAGACGGCGTGATTCCAGGAACTAATCAAAGACCGGTGTCATTAGTGCAGCTTATAGGTAAATTGAATCATGGTACAGGAGCGTTAGCAGGATTCCGAGAAGATAGGAGAAATATGTCTAAACCAGTTAAACCTTTATATTACGGTGCGTTTGGTTCTTATGCTCCAAGTTACGATTCCACGTTCGCTAATCTGACAAAGGAGGAAACAGACTTGGTGTATCAGACATATGGCGATGAGACTGCTGTACAATATGCAGAATCCATATTAGACTTTGCTAAAGACTGTGATTATACGTTAACTATGGTCGACGATCTGTTGGATATCCTGACAGGAGGAGATCACAGAAAGACTAAGAAGTTCCTTGAGGAAAAGCGAAGACtcaaagaggaagaagaaaagataaagCATTTATTAGAGAAGCCTATGCAAGATGTTAATCGTAATATTCCAGCTTTAGACAATGTTAAAGTTGATATCGACCAACTGAAGACGTTGTCAGAATTAGGAATTGATGTTAATTTTTTGGAGAATATGG agGAGGAATTGAAGCTGAACGAGGAGCGTACAACTTTACAGAATCGATTGGACGATACGTCCCAGATGTTAGGTCGTTTAAAACAGGTGCAACACGAACGACTCTCGGCTCCACCGCCCGCTCATTTGTCAAATGTTACTAAAGCATCGGAGGCGGAAGTAATGATAGCCGACAAAATCACAGACAATTTAACGGAAATAGCGAAGAAACTTCCTCCCTCAGCTATCGCTCCCGTAGATGGCTTGCGAAGAGCTATGGGCATAGCACCTCTTGGTGGACCAGAACCCATGGAAGTAGAACCGATCACGCATAATCCAACCATCGTTGCGGAAAACAATCTCTTATCGCAAACTAGTAACAATCAAGTCCCGTCGAATCTGTTATCAGCTCCGTCACCGATTCAGAATACTAATTTACTCAGTCCAACCAATCAACAAAATCAACCAATTAATATCGTGAATACGAATCAACCACCTATTCAGATACAGATTGGTATGACGCATAATCAGACTCCCCCGTCTTTATTGAGCACTTCAGAGACTTCTGCGGTACCAGATTTAGAATCTGAGCTTCGAGAATTTCTAGAGAGCGATCCTACATTAGGACACTCACCACTCCATGACGATAAAACTTTGGAGGATATTTTATCCGAATCTTAG
- the Brd7-9 gene encoding bromodomain containing 7/9 isoform X2, producing the protein MLSQHLGVYQQQLGLNCPVTQESEYDRYVGHKKLKKKKKKKDKRHKHHHKDKKRRREESSQESVGDADESLAEIPKKIPNHQLLPPRPPSSGEHRVGVTTQINSLSPHREPRTCVLRKIAERTSLQRLLEHLLRSMEKRDPQQFFAWPVTDSIAPGYSQIITNPMDFSTIKQKIDDNSYQNLNEFVDDFKLMCDNATTYNHPDTIYYKAAKKLLHVGLKMVTPEKLRQLRPVLTYMQDISKEELGFELGTEDPNNPDVPVTEEQIEREREQEERNEEAEELRKENQRKMRLANLGKFEAIPDDMTPEEILKQARGAAKVASDKLTLKRLNSKMGFLRQKKDGTTSLQIIVPGDGVIPGTNQRPVSLVQLIGKLNHGTGALAGFREDRRNMSKPVKPLYYGAFGSYAPSYDSTFANLTKEETDLVYQTYGDETAVQYAESILDFAKDCDYTLTMVDDLLDILTGGDHRKTKKFLEEKRRLKEEEEKIKHLLEKPMQDVNRNIPALDNVKVDIDQLKTLSELGIDVNFLENMEEELKLNEERTTLQNRLDDTSQMLGRLKQVQHERLSAPPPAHLSNVTKASEAEVMIADKITDNLTEIAKKLPPSAIAPVDGLRRAMGIAPLGGPEPMEVEPITHNPTIVAENNLLSQTSNNQVPSNLLSAPSPIQNTNLLSPTNQQNQPINIVNTNQPPIQIQIGMTHNQTPPSLLSTSETSAVPDLESELREFLESDPTLGHSPLHDDKTLEDILSES; encoded by the exons ATGTTGTCCCAACATTTGGGTGTCTACCAACAACAGTTGGGTCTCAACTGTCCTGTAACACAAGAATCTGAATATGATAGATACGTAGGGCATAAAAAgctcaaaaagaaaaagaaaaagaaggataaAAGACACAAGCATCACCacaaagataaaaagaggagaagagaGGAATCCAGTCAAGAATCTGTGGGAGATGCCGATGAAAGTTTAGCAGAAATCCCTAAAAAGATTCCTAATCATCAATTGTTACCTCCAAGGCCACCGTCTAGTGGGGAACACCGAGTTGGTGTTACTACCCAAATTAACTCTCTTTCTCCACATCGTGAACCTAGAACTTGTGTACTTAGGAAAATTGCTGAACGTACATCTCTTCAACGACTATTGGAACATCTTCTTAGGTCAATGGAGAAACGTGATCCGCAGCAATTTTTTGCCTGGCCAGTCACAGATAGTATTGCACCTGGATACTCTCAGATCATTACTAATCCTATGGATTTCAGTACTATAAAGCAGAAAATAGACGATAATAGTTATCAAAACTTAAACGAATTCGTAGATGATTTTAAACTAATGTGTGATAACGCTACTACTTATAATCACCCAGATACAATTTATTACAAGGCAGCAAAGAAATTATTGCATGTTGGCCTAAAAATGGTTACACCTGAAAAACTTCGTCAATTAAGACCTGTACTAACTTACATGCAGGATATCTCAAAAGAGGAGCTTGGGTTTGAATTGGGCACAGAAGATCCTAATAATCCAGACGTTCCCGTAACAGAGGAGCAAATCGAACGAGAACGAGAACAGGAGGAACGTAACGAAGAGGCAGAAGAACTTCGAAAAGAGAACCAAAGGAAAATGAGATTAGCAAATTTAGGTAAATTTGAAGCCATTCCGGATGATATGACACCGGAGGAAATCTTAAAACAAGCCCGAGGAGCCGCGAAAGTAGCATCGGACAAGTTAACGTTGAAAAGGTTGAATTCCAAGATGGGTTTCCTTAGACAAAAGAAAGACGGAACTACTAGTTTACAGATCATAGTGCCGGGAGACGGCGTGATTCCAGGAACTAATCAAAGACCGGTGTCATTAGTGCAGCTTATAGGTAAATTGAATCATGGTACAGGAGCGTTAGCAGGATTCCGAGAAGATAGGAGAAATATGTCTAAACCAGTTAAACCTTTATATTACGGTGCGTTTGGTTCTTATGCTCCAAGTTACGATTCCACGTTCGCTAATCTGACAAAGGAGGAAACAGACTTGGTGTATCAGACATATGGCGATGAGACTGCTGTACAATATGCAGAATCCATATTAGACTTTGCTAAAGACTGTGATTATACGTTAACTATGGTCGACGATCTGTTGGATATCCTGACAGGAGGAGATCACAGAAAGACTAAGAAGTTCCTTGAGGAAAAGCGAAGACtcaaagaggaagaagaaaagataaagCATTTATTAGAGAAGCCTATGCAAGATGTTAATCGTAATATTCCAGCTTTAGACAATGTTAAAGTTGATATCGACCAACTGAAGACGTTGTCAGAATTAGGAATTGATGTTAATTTTTTGGAGAATATGG agGAGGAATTGAAGCTGAACGAGGAGCGTACAACTTTACAGAATCGATTGGACGATACGTCCCAGATGTTAGGTCGTTTAAAACAGGTGCAACACGAACGACTCTCGGCTCCACCGCCCGCTCATTTGTCAAATGTTACTAAAGCATCGGAGGCGGAAGTAATGATAGCCGACAAAATCACAGACAATTTAACGGAAATAGCGAAGAAACTTCCTCCCTCAGCTATCGCTCCCGTAGATGGCTTGCGAAGAGCTATGGGCATAGCACCTCTTGGTGGACCAGAACCCATGGAAGTAGAACCGATCACGCATAATCCAACCATCGTTGCGGAAAACAATCTCTTATCGCAAACTAGTAACAATCAAGTCCCGTCGAATCTGTTATCAGCTCCGTCACCGATTCAGAATACTAATTTACTCAGTCCAACCAATCAACAAAATCAACCAATTAATATCGTGAATACGAATCAACCACCTATTCAGATACAGATTGGTATGACGCATAATCAGACTCCCCCGTCTTTATTGAGCACTTCAGAGACTTCTGCGGTACCAGATTTAGAATCTGAGCTTCGAGAATTTCTAGAGAGCGATCCTACATTAGGACACTCACCACTCCATGACGATAAAACTTTGGAGGATATTTTATCCGAATCTTAG